In Nostoc sp. CENA543, a single genomic region encodes these proteins:
- a CDS encoding cyclopropane-fatty-acyl-phospholipid synthase family protein, with protein MENIGKIPFNYEWRNRWIIIKEFIQNPLQELWFLRDKFEVSELYTRIAKRERDLHDPNVPQWLNFGYWQEETTYNGACAALARKLGEIAELRPGDKVLDVGFGFAEQDILWVRENNVDAITGINTTEIQVEIAQERVARAGLAERINLQVGSATNIPCEDNSFDKVTALECAFHFNTREDFFAEAFRVLRPGGKLALADCLPRVGRDIDFWLRVNSKKMCIPFVNQYDRNIYVEKLKKHGFVNIQSVSISEYVWPAAVRYFAEVGKGISKHDLVINLQQDNPGLEAWSRDRGWFMAFDDYLLFSGEKPD; from the coding sequence TTGGAAAATATTGGTAAAATCCCCTTCAACTATGAATGGCGCAATCGCTGGATCATCATCAAAGAATTTATCCAAAATCCACTTCAAGAACTCTGGTTTTTACGAGATAAATTTGAAGTATCTGAACTTTATACTAGGATAGCTAAACGAGAGCGTGATCTTCACGATCCCAATGTTCCCCAATGGCTCAACTTTGGCTATTGGCAAGAAGAAACGACTTATAACGGAGCCTGTGCTGCTTTAGCCCGAAAATTGGGAGAAATTGCCGAACTTCGACCTGGAGACAAAGTTTTAGATGTCGGCTTCGGTTTTGCCGAACAAGATATTCTCTGGGTGCGTGAAAACAATGTAGATGCAATTACTGGAATCAATACAACAGAGATACAAGTAGAAATTGCTCAAGAACGAGTAGCTAGGGCGGGATTAGCTGAACGCATAAATCTTCAGGTTGGTTCAGCAACTAACATTCCTTGTGAGGACAATTCTTTTGATAAAGTTACAGCTTTAGAATGTGCTTTTCATTTCAATACTCGTGAAGATTTTTTTGCGGAAGCATTTCGAGTTTTGCGCCCCGGTGGAAAGTTAGCATTAGCAGATTGTCTGCCGAGAGTAGGACGAGATATTGACTTTTGGTTGCGCGTCAATAGCAAGAAAATGTGTATTCCTTTTGTTAACCAATATGACCGCAATATTTATGTTGAAAAACTCAAAAAACATGGGTTTGTAAATATCCAATCTGTATCAATTAGTGAATATGTTTGGCCTGCTGCTGTACGTTACTTTGCTGAGGTTGGTAAAGGCATTAGTAAACACGATTTAGTGATCAATCTTCAGCAAGATAATCCAGGACTTGAGGCTTGGTCGAGAGATAGAGGTTGGTTTATGGCTTTTGATGACTATCTCTTATTTTCAGGGGAAAAACCGGATTAG